CGGCATGCCGGGCAAGCGCATCATGCGCGCGCTGACGGTGCTGCCGATCATCACGCCGCCCTTCGTCATCGGCCTGGCGCTGATCCTGCTCTTCGGCAGGGCGGGAGCCATCTCGACGATGCTCTACGAATGGTTCGCCATCCCGCGCTCGCGCTGGCTCTACGGCCTGCCGGGCGTACTGCTGGCGCAGGTGCTCGCCTTCGCGCCGATCGCCTTCCTCGTGCTGATCGGCGTCGTCCAGGGCATCAGCCCAAGCCTGGAGGAAGCCTCGCAGACGCTCGGCGCCAAGCGCTGGCAGACCTTCCGCACCGTGACCTGGCCGCTGCTCAAGCCCGGCATCGCCAACGCCTTCCTGCTCGGTTTCGTCGAGAGCATGGCCGATTTCGGCAATCCGCTGGTGCTCGGCGGCAATTTCGAGGTGCTCTCCACCAAGATCTTCTTCGCGGTGGTCGGCGCTTCCTACAATCAGGGGCAGGCGGCGGTGCTCGCCATCGTGCTGCTCGCCTTCACGCTCGGCGCCTTCTGGGTGCAGCAGCGCTGGCTCGGCGGCAAATCCTATACGACCGTGACCGGCAAGGGCGATGCCGGCCTGCCGACGCCGCTGCCGCGCCGCATCACCTGGCTGTCGGCGGCCGTGATCGTGCCCTGGGTCGCGCTGACGCTGGTGATCTACGTCGTCATCCTGGTCGGCGGCTTCGTCCGCAACATGGGCCGGGATTTCACGCCGACCCTGCAGCATTACACGACCGGCTTCGCCATCGACTTCAGCAACGGCATCTATTTCCAGGGCTCGGCCTGGCCGTCCTTCTTCACCACCATCAAGGTCGCGGCGATCTCGGCGCCGCTGACGGCGATCATCGGCCTGCTGACCGCCTATCTGCTGACGCGCCAGCGCTTCCGCGGCCGCGGCGGGCTGGAATTCGCGACGATGCTCTCCTTCGCCATTCCCGGCACGGTGCTCGGCGTCGCCTATATCCTCGCCTTCAACGTGCCGCCGGTCGAGATCACCGGCACGGGGCTGATCCTCATCATCGCCTTCGTCTTCCGCAACATGCCGGTCGGCGTGCGCTCCGGCATCGCCGGCCTGTCGCAGATCGACAAGAGCCTGGACGAGGCCTCGACGACGCTGCGCGCCCGCAGCTTCACCACGCTCTGGCGCGTCGTGCTGCCGCTCTTGAAGCCCGCGCTGGTCTCGGCGCTGGTCTACAGCTTCGTGCGCTCGATGACGGCGGTCAGCGCGGTGATCTTCCTGGTCTCGGCCGAGTACAACCTTTCCACCGCCTATATTGTCGGCCGCGTGGAGGCCGGCGAGTTCGGCCTCGCCATCGCCTATTCCTCGGTGCTGATCGTCTTCATGGCGCTCGGCATCGGCCTCATCCAGTTCGGCGTCGGCGAGCGCAAGCTCGGCCGCCGCAAGGTCGTGGCACTATCCAGCTCGGTCTCCGACCCAATCACCCAGGGAGCAACAAGTTGACGAAGGCCGGTCCCGCTTCTGTCGAGTTCCGTAACGTCTCCATGCGCTACGGCGCGGTGACGGCGGTCGACAACGTCAATTTCACCATCGAAGCCGGCAAGCTCGTCACGCTGCTCGGGCCCTCAGGATGCGGCAAGACCACGACTTTGCGCATGATCGCCGGCCTCGAGATCGCCAGCGAGGGCCAGATTCTGATCGGCGGCAATGACGTGACCAAGCTGTCCGCTGCCGACCGCGACGTCTCCATGGTCTTCCAGTCCTATGCGCTCTTCCCGCATATGAGCGTGCTGGAGAACGCGGCCTACGGTCCCACAGTGAAAGGGCTCGGCAAGGAGCAGGCGAAGCAGATGGCGCTGGATAAGCTGGCGCTGGTCGGCCTCAAGGGCTTCGAGAGCCGCTACCCCTCCGAGCTCTCCGGCGGCCAGCAGCAGCGCGTCGCCGTGGCGCGCGCCCTCGTGCTGGAGCCGCAGGTGCTGCTCTTCGACGAGCCGCTCTCCAACCTCGACGCCAAGCTGCGCCGGAGGGTGCGGGAGGAAATCCGCGAATTGCAGCAGGATCTCAACCTGACCGTGGCCTACGTCACCCATGACCAGGAGGAGGCGCTGGCCGTCTCCGACCGCATCATCGTGATGTCGAATTCGCGGATCGCGCAGGAGGGCGCGCCGCGGGACCTCTACGAGCAGCCCTCCAACGCCTTCGTCGCCGACTTCATCGGCGATGCCAATTTGGTGGATGTCACCGTGAAGGCCGTGGCCGATGGCCGCGCCGATGTCGGCATCGGCTCGACCACCGTCTCGCTGCCGGCGCGCGGGCTAGGCCCCGGTCCGGCCAAGGTCGCGATCCGGCCTGAATCCCTGCTGCTCGGCGAGGCCGGCCTGGCTGGCTCGCTGCCCGGCACGATCCGCAAATGCGCCTATCTCGGCAACCATCTCGACATCATGGTCGAAACCGAGGTCGGCGAGCTCTTCGTGGTGCAATACGGCGCCCGCGATCTGCTGGAGCAGGGCGCGCCGGTCGCGGTTTCCTTTGCGAAATCGGGCGTGACGCTGATTCCGCCCAACTGAGCCGGGCGAAGATCGATAAAAATCAACGTTCGGATGCCAGCCGTATGGGCGTTCTGCCGCATTCTCGGCACTTTCAGGCGTTATTTCTGTTGAGTTGGCTAATCAAAAAATGATAGATTCTGCCGACACATGATCACCTGAAACGGGGAAAGACCGCACTGAAATGGCCACGGGCGAAAGCGCTACCAACATCCTGCTCCACCTCGCCGGCGGCGTCGCGCTGCTGATCTGGGCGGTCAGGCTGGTCCGAACGGGCGCGATGCGCGCCTTCGGCTCCCAGCTCAGGCATGCGCTGCAGAGTTTCACCCGCAATCGTTTCGCCGCTTTCGGCAGCGGCATCGTCGTCACCATGGTGCTGCAGAGTTCCACGGCGACGACTCTGCTGGTCTCCTCCTTCGCCGGTCAGGCCTTGATCGGCTCGGCCATGGCGCTCGCGGTCCTGCTCGGTGCCAATCTCGGCACGGCGCTCGCCGCCTTCGTCATCTCGATGGATCTCGGCTGGCTCTGGGGCCTGTGCATCGCCATCGGCGTCGCGATGTATCTGTCGAGCGAGGCGATGGAGCGCCCGCGCAATATCGGCCGCGTCCTCGTCGGCATCGGCCTGATCCTGCTCTCGCTGATCGAACTGAATACGGCCGCCGCCCCGCTCGCCCAGTCGCCGACCTTCCGCGTCGTGCTCGGCGCCCTCGGCAGTGAGCCGCTGCTCGCCGTGCTCGTCGCCATCGCCGCGACCTGGATGGTGCATTCCAGCATCGCGATCATCCTGCTGGTCGCGACCTTCGCTTCCTCAGGCCTGTTCCCGCCGGCGACGGCTCTGACGCTGGTCATCGGCGCCAATCTCGGCAATGCGCTGATCCCGGTGCTCGACCAGCTTGGCGCGCCCGCCGCCCAGCGCCGCGCCGCCGTCGGCAACCTGCTGACCCGGCTCGTGCTGGCGATCGCCGTGCTGCCCTTCGTCGGCCCGCTCTCGGCCTGGCTGCTCAGCCTGCCCTCTGCCGATGCGCGCCTCGCGATCGAGTTCCACGTCGCGCTGAACTTTGTGGGTGCGCTCGTCTTCCTGCCTTTCGTCAAGCCGATCTCATCGCTGGTCGAGCGCTTCATGCCCGGCAAGAACGATAAGGCCGAGGCCGTGGCGCCGCGCTATCTCGACCCCAACGCGCTCGACAGCCCGACAGAGGCTCTGGCCGGCGCCATGCGCGAGGCGCTACGTCTCGGCGACCGCGTCGAGGTCATGCTGCGCGACACCATGACCCTGCTGGAGAAGGACGAGCTCAAGCTCTCCCGTGCCATCGCCCAGGCCGATGACGGCGTCGATACCATCCACGAATCGATCAAGCTCTATCTGGTCAAGGTCTCTCGCAACGAGCTGACCGAGGAGGAGAGCCGCCGCCTGTTCGAGATCATCACGCTGATCACCAATCTCGAGCATATCGGCGACATCATCGACAAGAATCTGCGCGAGCTCGCCGAGAAGAAGATCCGCAAGCGCTACACCTTCTCGCCGGAGGGGCTCGGCGAGATCCGCCAGTTCCATCAGCGCGTCGCCTCGGCGCTGGCGCTCGCCCTCAACGTCTTCGCCACCCGCGACCTCGTGCTCGCCCGCCAGCTCTTCGCCGACAAGGCGGCGATGCGCGAGGCCGAGCGCCACGCCGCCGACAGCCATTTCCAGCGCCTGCGCTCCGGCCGGCCGGAATC
Above is a genomic segment from Bosea sp. NBC_00550 containing:
- a CDS encoding ABC transporter ATP-binding protein — its product is MTKAGPASVEFRNVSMRYGAVTAVDNVNFTIEAGKLVTLLGPSGCGKTTTLRMIAGLEIASEGQILIGGNDVTKLSAADRDVSMVFQSYALFPHMSVLENAAYGPTVKGLGKEQAKQMALDKLALVGLKGFESRYPSELSGGQQQRVAVARALVLEPQVLLFDEPLSNLDAKLRRRVREEIRELQQDLNLTVAYVTHDQEEALAVSDRIIVMSNSRIAQEGAPRDLYEQPSNAFVADFIGDANLVDVTVKAVADGRADVGIGSTTVSLPARGLGPGPAKVAIRPESLLLGEAGLAGSLPGTIRKCAYLGNHLDIMVETEVGELFVVQYGARDLLEQGAPVAVSFAKSGVTLIPPN
- a CDS encoding ABC transporter permease produces the protein MAPATRLVLLIGWLGYALMPWYLVEGMSLTSWGWLGEYPFGKAGSALALALSGQTPWLLPVGIALAAATAFVGSHDRQRTARVLVWAGLLGMVLFFAQAFSIVLQDQGIPWLAALLGGAGAAQRGIGGGAFVTLLSLLFLLCHGLAYRGVCRGDLFTVSTIGLVVLLIGIFIFFPVAIILKSALVDQSGAFAPSAFIARFLDSSIWGLGCVTSNTNCGVAWNTLVLAVLCGVITTLLGLACALLILRTGMPGKRIMRALTVLPIITPPFVIGLALILLFGRAGAISTMLYEWFAIPRSRWLYGLPGVLLAQVLAFAPIAFLVLIGVVQGISPSLEEASQTLGAKRWQTFRTVTWPLLKPGIANAFLLGFVESMADFGNPLVLGGNFEVLSTKIFFAVVGASYNQGQAAVLAIVLLAFTLGAFWVQQRWLGGKSYTTVTGKGDAGLPTPLPRRITWLSAAVIVPWVALTLVIYVVILVGGFVRNMGRDFTPTLQHYTTGFAIDFSNGIYFQGSAWPSFFTTIKVAAISAPLTAIIGLLTAYLLTRQRFRGRGGLEFATMLSFAIPGTVLGVAYILAFNVPPVEITGTGLILIIAFVFRNMPVGVRSGIAGLSQIDKSLDEASTTLRARSFTTLWRVVLPLLKPALVSALVYSFVRSMTAVSAVIFLVSAEYNLSTAYIVGRVEAGEFGLAIAYSSVLIVFMALGIGLIQFGVGERKLGRRKVVALSSSVSDPITQGATS
- a CDS encoding Na/Pi cotransporter family protein, giving the protein MATGESATNILLHLAGGVALLIWAVRLVRTGAMRAFGSQLRHALQSFTRNRFAAFGSGIVVTMVLQSSTATTLLVSSFAGQALIGSAMALAVLLGANLGTALAAFVISMDLGWLWGLCIAIGVAMYLSSEAMERPRNIGRVLVGIGLILLSLIELNTAAAPLAQSPTFRVVLGALGSEPLLAVLVAIAATWMVHSSIAIILLVATFASSGLFPPATALTLVIGANLGNALIPVLDQLGAPAAQRRAAVGNLLTRLVLAIAVLPFVGPLSAWLLSLPSADARLAIEFHVALNFVGALVFLPFVKPISSLVERFMPGKNDKAEAVAPRYLDPNALDSPTEALAGAMREALRLGDRVEVMLRDTMTLLEKDELKLSRAIAQADDGVDTIHESIKLYLVKVSRNELTEEESRRLFEIITLITNLEHIGDIIDKNLRELAEKKIRKRYTFSPEGLGEIRQFHQRVASALALALNVFATRDLVLARQLFADKAAMREAERHAADSHFQRLRSGRPESIETSAIHLDIIRDLKRIHGHVVSIAYPILESAHELRESRLRETKEAARNRETPTVLIPSPHSGG